GCCCGATGGCGCGGCGCGCTACACCTTCAAGGCCAAGGCTTCCACCACCACCGACATGACGCCGGAAGAAATCCACCAACTGGGGCTGGCGGAGGTGGCGCGCATCGAAGCGCAGATGCTGGCGACGGCTCAAAAGCTCGGCTACAGCGACCTGGCGTCGTTCAACAAGACGCTCAAGGAAAACAAGGCACTGCGCCCGACCTCGCGCCAGAATATCGTCGACCTCTATCAGAAGTACACGGACCAGATGTATGCGCAACTGCCGCAGCAGTTCGGCGTGCTGCCGAAGGCCAAAGTGGAGATCACCGAGGTGGAACGCTTCCGCGAAAAAGGCGCGGCGGCGGCGTCGTACCTGCCGGGTTCACCGGACGGCAAGCGCCCGGGCCGGGTGATGGTCAACACTGGGGACTTCCAGGATCGCTCCGTGATCGGCATCGAAACCACGGCGCTGCACGAAGGCGTGCCCGGACACCATATGCAGATCAGCATTGCCCAGGAAATCGTCGGCTTGCCGGACTTCCGCCAGCAGGGCAACTACACGGCGTACGTGGAAGGGTGGGCGCTGTATTCCGAACGGCTGGGCGAAGAGCTGGGCTTTTACAAGGACCCTTACAGCTACTACGGCCACTTGCAGGACGAGATGCTGCGCGCGATCCGGCTGGTGGTCGATACGGGCCTGCACTATAAGCAGTGGAACCGCCAGCAGGTGGTGGACTTCTTCCATGCCCACTCGGCGATCGAGGAAGTGGATGTGCAGAGCGAGACCGACCGCTACATCGTGTGGCCGGGCCAGGCGCTGGGCTACAAGATCGGTCAGTTAAAAATACTGGAACTGCGCGATTATGCGCGCAAGGAACTGGGAGACAGGTTCGACATCCGCAAATTCCACGACCACGTGCTGGGCGCAGGCGCGCTGCCGCTTGATGTGCTGGAGACGCATATCAAGGAGTGGGTGGCGGGGGAGAAGAAGGTGGTAGCCAGCCAGTAAACGCAAATCCGTCATTCTCGCGCACGCGGGGATCCATAGAGCCTGTGCGTCGTGGTAGCTTCGCATTCAGCCAACACAACTTAACCGGGTTATGGATCCCCGCATTCGCGAGGATGACGGATCTTAGGGCGCCAATCTTGCCGGCACCCACATTGGCTTACGCGCTTAATTCAACAACGGTCCGAGGTACTTGCCGGTCACGCTGTTCGCATTGGCCGCCACATCCTCCGGCGTACCGGTGGCAATGATCTTGCCGCCACCGGCACCGCCTTCCGGCCCCAGGTCCACCACCCAGTCGGCCGTCTTGATCACGTCGAGATTGTGCTCGATGATGACCAGCGTGTTGCCCTGGTCGCGCAGGCGATGGATCACCTTCAGCAGCAGATCGATATCGTGGAAGTGCAGGCCGGTGGTCGGCTCGTCCAGGATGTACAGCGTGCGGCCCGTATCGCGCTTGGACAACTCCAGCGACAGTTTGACGCGCTGCGCCTCGCCACCGGACAGCGTGGTCGCGCTTTGCCCCAGCTTGATGTAGCCGAGGCCCACGTCCAGCAGCGTATGCAGCTTGCGCGCGATGACCGGCACCGGCTTGAAGAACTCGTGCGCGTCTTCCACCGTCATGTCGAGGATTTCGGTGATGTTCTTGCCCTTGTACTGCACTTCGAGCGTTTCGCGGTTATAGCGCTTGCCGTGGCAGACGTCGCACGGCACATACACGTCCGGCAGGAAGTGCATCTCGACCTTGATCACGCCATCGCCCTGGCACGCTTCGCAGCGGCCGCCCTTGACGTTGAACGAGAAGCGCCCGGCGCTGTAGCCGCGTTCCTTCGCGGTCGGCACGGTGGCGAACAGGTCGCGGATCGGCGTAAACAGCCCGGTGTAGGTCGCCGGGTTGGAGCGCGGCGTGCGGCCGATCGGCGCCTGGTCCACCGAGATCACCTTGTCGAAGTGTTCCAGGCCGGCGATGGAATCGTGCGGCGCCGGCTCGGTCTGCGAACCGTACAGGTGGCGCGAGAGGGCCGGGAACAGCGTGTCGTTGATCAGCGTCGATTTGCCGGAACCGGACACGCCGGTCACGCACGTCATCAGGCCCACCGGCAGCTTGAGGCTGACCTTTTTCAGGTTGTTGCCGGTGGCGCCAGCGATCACCAGCTGGCGATCGGGATCGGCTTCGTGGCGCTTGGCCGGCACGTCGATCTTGCGGGTGCCGTTCAGGTACTGCGCCGTCAG
This is a stretch of genomic DNA from Duganella zoogloeoides. It encodes these proteins:
- a CDS encoding DUF885 domain-containing protein → MTRMGAASALLFALMLGVAHADTAVPDLEARRAALNSLIKEQWDYTMRNSPEWASMLGDKRYNDKLSDFSQAGIEADIKASADFLQRFEAIDTAGFPGQEQLNKELMVRQLRQTVDGARFKDWEMPLAQNSGIHIDLPMIVSAWNFETVKDYDDYILRLQAVPRLFEENRVQMQKGVADGLMPPKFLIPQIVKQCEDMAAHKPADSPYALPLKKFPKTFSAADKARLTKQVLAAIKKDVAPAYKKLAVFTKTQYLPHGRKDVGMWSLPDGAARYTFKAKASTTTDMTPEEIHQLGLAEVARIEAQMLATAQKLGYSDLASFNKTLKENKALRPTSRQNIVDLYQKYTDQMYAQLPQQFGVLPKAKVEITEVERFREKGAAAASYLPGSPDGKRPGRVMVNTGDFQDRSVIGIETTALHEGVPGHHMQISIAQEIVGLPDFRQQGNYTAYVEGWALYSERLGEELGFYKDPYSYYGHLQDEMLRAIRLVVDTGLHYKQWNRQQVVDFFHAHSAIEEVDVQSETDRYIVWPGQALGYKIGQLKILELRDYARKELGDRFDIRKFHDHVLGAGALPLDVLETHIKEWVAGEKKVVASQ